A window of the Teredinibacter franksiae genome harbors these coding sequences:
- a CDS encoding choice-of-anchor A family protein — MYRNAFRALVMAATVFAGTQAAAMPLSEYNLIVLNDFDGTVHVQGKTLIGGDMTAPDSVLSADAELLFSNSVSVGGNIYGHNIQVQNGNVVYGGDNTDESNISVHNGTIYQDLSLSIAAVESELESYSAGYAGLSANGFVAGDMNGRRFTYTGTESVAVFDIDASLFQNSYGFGFDLGSAETAIINVTGNAATIHGGMNFLGNIGELYDNILWNFHEATSITLNNKFVGSVLATQADVTNNGFDFDGALAARNYNTNATNELHSFNFQPPATEVPEPASGVLMLMSLGLLALARNRKRGSVNL; from the coding sequence ATGTACAGGAACGCGTTTCGGGCTCTGGTGATGGCGGCAACCGTTTTCGCTGGAACCCAAGCAGCAGCAATGCCCCTGAGCGAGTACAACTTGATTGTTCTCAACGACTTTGACGGCACTGTTCATGTTCAAGGAAAAACACTTATCGGTGGCGACATGACAGCCCCCGATTCAGTTCTGAGCGCAGATGCCGAACTACTGTTTTCCAACAGCGTTAGTGTTGGCGGAAACATTTATGGCCATAATATCCAGGTTCAAAATGGCAATGTTGTATACGGTGGCGATAATACCGATGAATCGAACATCAGCGTACACAACGGTACGATTTATCAGGATCTTAGTTTAAGCATTGCAGCGGTTGAAAGTGAGCTGGAAAGCTATTCTGCTGGCTACGCAGGGCTCAGTGCTAACGGTTTCGTTGCCGGTGATATGAATGGACGCAGGTTTACCTACACAGGTACAGAGAGTGTTGCAGTGTTCGATATTGACGCTAGCTTGTTCCAGAATTCATATGGATTTGGCTTTGACTTAGGTAGCGCCGAAACCGCCATTATTAATGTGACGGGCAATGCTGCAACCATCCACGGCGGCATGAACTTCCTCGGAAACATTGGCGAACTCTACGACAATATTTTGTGGAATTTCCATGAGGCCACCAGTATTACGCTTAACAACAAGTTTGTAGGTTCTGTTTTGGCCACACAGGCTGATGTTACCAACAACGGTTTCGACTTCGATGGTGCGCTAGCGGCCAGAAACTACAATACAAACGCCACCAACGAGCTTCATAGCTTTAATTTCCAGCCGCCGGCAACTGAAGTACCCGAGCCTGCAAGTGGTGTTTTAATGCTGATGAGCCTTGGTCTATTAGCTCTCGCCAGAAACCGAAAACGAGGCAGTGTTAACCTCTAG
- the rimI gene encoding ribosomal protein S18-alanine N-acetyltransferase — MSDKINTLLHRRFTLSDGTPCELKNFCRDDLDAIYQLEQRAHPYPWSKQNFQDSIANSHVCVGIQNDGEWIAQAVFSIASGDAELLIISVDPSWQSKGVAKQLLSLMTEVLEDFAAELFLEVRASNSRAIKLYDTLGFNCVGTRPGYYPSKNGREDAQIYGISLRIG; from the coding sequence TTGAGCGATAAGATTAATACCCTGTTACACCGCCGCTTTACGTTAAGCGATGGTACTCCGTGCGAGCTGAAAAATTTTTGCAGGGACGATCTGGACGCTATTTATCAGTTGGAGCAGCGTGCTCACCCATACCCCTGGAGCAAGCAGAACTTTCAAGATTCCATCGCCAATAGCCATGTGTGTGTCGGCATTCAGAACGATGGTGAGTGGATAGCGCAGGCGGTGTTTTCCATTGCTTCGGGGGATGCAGAATTGCTGATTATTTCGGTTGATCCTAGCTGGCAGAGTAAAGGTGTCGCCAAGCAGCTTCTTTCGCTGATGACTGAAGTATTAGAAGATTTCGCCGCTGAATTGTTTTTGGAGGTACGCGCATCCAATAGTCGGGCGATAAAACTGTACGATACCTTAGGTTTCAATTGTGTAGGGACACGGCCAGGGTATTATCCGTCCAAAAATGGCAGGGAAGATGCTCAGATATACGGCATATCCCTGCGCATTGGATGA
- a CDS encoding 2-isopropylmalate synthase — MNKEKLVIFDTTLRDGEQSPGASMTREEKVRIAKMLEKMRVDVIEAGFAIASPGDFESVRAVAQAVKDSTVCSLARAIDGDIDRAAEALKGANSSRIHTFIATSPIHMKYKLKMEPERVLEQAIHAIKRARNYTDNVEFSLEDGSRSEFDFMCRITEAAIASGATTINVPDTVGYGEPGEYGAMFKRLIEAVPNSDKAIFSTHCHNDLGLAVANSLSAVMNGVRQIECTINGLGERAGNASLEEVVMAVRTRKDIFPVDTGIQAEHIVPTSRLVSSVTGFPVQPNKAIVGANAFAHESGIHQDGVLKHRETYEIMRAEDVGWNANRIVLGKHSGRAAVKARFEDLGITFDTQDALNQAFAGFKDLADKKHDIFDEDLHALVSAKGAENMEEIYLLVDMEVCSKTGETPNAKINLQVSGKNASAQAEGGGPVDAAYKAIESVVNSKADLLLYSVNAITQGTDSQGEVTVRLERDGHIVNGIGSDTDIVTASVKAYLHALNMLASRKQRSHPQRDGV; from the coding sequence ATGAACAAAGAAAAACTTGTCATATTTGACACCACTCTCCGCGATGGTGAGCAAAGCCCCGGCGCGAGTATGACGCGTGAAGAGAAAGTCCGTATCGCCAAAATGTTGGAAAAAATGCGCGTGGACGTTATTGAGGCGGGTTTCGCTATTGCCAGTCCAGGGGATTTTGAGTCGGTTCGTGCGGTAGCACAGGCGGTGAAAGATTCTACGGTTTGCAGCTTGGCTCGCGCTATTGACGGTGATATAGATCGTGCTGCCGAGGCGCTAAAGGGGGCTAATTCTTCGCGTATTCACACGTTTATCGCAACATCGCCTATCCACATGAAGTACAAGCTCAAAATGGAGCCGGAAAGGGTACTTGAGCAAGCGATACACGCGATTAAGCGAGCGCGAAATTACACCGACAACGTCGAATTTTCGTTGGAAGATGGCAGTCGTTCTGAGTTCGATTTTATGTGCCGCATTACCGAGGCCGCAATTGCGTCGGGAGCAACCACCATCAATGTACCCGATACCGTGGGCTATGGTGAGCCCGGTGAGTATGGCGCCATGTTCAAGCGTCTCATTGAGGCCGTACCTAATTCTGACAAGGCCATTTTTTCGACCCATTGTCACAACGACCTTGGGCTCGCGGTAGCCAATTCGTTGTCGGCGGTGATGAACGGCGTTCGTCAGATCGAGTGCACAATCAATGGCCTTGGCGAGCGCGCAGGCAATGCCTCCCTCGAAGAGGTGGTGATGGCCGTGCGCACCCGTAAAGACATCTTTCCGGTTGATACCGGCATTCAGGCAGAGCACATCGTGCCCACCTCACGCTTGGTATCGTCGGTGACTGGTTTTCCTGTGCAGCCGAACAAAGCCATTGTGGGGGCAAATGCTTTTGCCCACGAATCGGGTATTCACCAGGATGGTGTGCTAAAGCATCGTGAAACTTACGAAATTATGCGTGCGGAAGATGTGGGCTGGAATGCCAACAGAATTGTATTGGGTAAACACTCCGGCCGCGCCGCCGTTAAGGCGCGCTTTGAAGATCTCGGTATTACCTTCGATACCCAGGATGCGCTTAACCAAGCTTTCGCAGGTTTTAAAGATCTCGCCGACAAAAAGCACGATATATTTGATGAAGACCTTCATGCGTTAGTGTCGGCCAAGGGCGCAGAAAACATGGAAGAAATCTATCTTCTCGTGGATATGGAGGTCTGCTCGAAAACAGGCGAAACACCGAATGCCAAGATTAATCTGCAGGTGTCCGGAAAAAATGCCAGCGCCCAGGCTGAAGGTGGTGGGCCCGTAGACGCTGCTTATAAAGCTATTGAAAGCGTTGTGAACAGCAAGGCCGATTTACTGCTTTATTCGGTCAACGCTATCACTCAGGGGACCGATTCGCAGGGCGAGGTAACGGTGCGTCTGGAGCGGGATGGACATATTGTGAATGGCATAGGCTCCGATACTGACATCGTTACGGCGTCAGTGAAGGCTTACTTACATGCGCTTAATATGCTTGCTTCACGTAAACAGCGATCTCATCCGCAACGTGACGGTGTGTGA
- the nadA gene encoding quinolinate synthase NadA, whose amino-acid sequence MSRETVHKPTPQQVVKSYLDDALSHPHQKPANTDQLIANIREGLEQNQAVLVAHYYTSPDIQALAEATGGCVADSLEMARFGKNHPAKTLIVAGVKFMGETAKILSPEKRVYMPTLEATCSLDLGCPVEEFSDFCDQHSDRTVVVYANTSAAVKARADWVVTSSIALDVVDYLDRRGEKILWAPDKYLGSYVQEKTGADVLLWDGSCIVHEEFKARGIEDLKKLHPEAAVLVHPESPKPVVDLADAVGSTSQLIAATQQLPNPSFIVATDQGIFYKMQQVSPDKTLIIAPTGGSGATCRSCANCPWMAMNELDNLCRLVSSLGSSSACEVLVDQQLAAEAMLPLQRMLDFQKA is encoded by the coding sequence ATGAGCAGAGAAACCGTTCATAAGCCTACACCGCAGCAAGTTGTAAAATCCTATCTGGATGATGCCCTGTCGCACCCCCATCAAAAGCCGGCCAACACCGATCAGCTGATCGCCAATATCCGAGAAGGCCTAGAGCAAAACCAAGCCGTTCTCGTTGCCCACTATTACACCTCTCCAGACATTCAGGCGTTGGCCGAGGCCACCGGCGGCTGTGTGGCTGATTCCCTTGAGATGGCACGCTTCGGTAAAAATCACCCGGCTAAAACACTCATAGTGGCCGGTGTAAAATTTATGGGCGAAACAGCAAAAATTCTTTCGCCTGAAAAGCGCGTGTATATGCCCACGCTCGAGGCTACCTGTTCTCTCGACCTGGGTTGCCCGGTGGAAGAGTTTTCAGATTTTTGTGATCAGCATTCAGATCGCACTGTGGTGGTGTACGCGAACACCTCCGCCGCTGTAAAGGCGAGGGCCGACTGGGTAGTAACCTCGAGTATTGCGTTGGACGTGGTGGATTACCTTGACCGTCGTGGAGAGAAAATACTGTGGGCGCCGGATAAATACCTCGGTAGCTATGTGCAGGAGAAGACGGGTGCGGATGTTCTTCTGTGGGACGGCTCCTGTATTGTCCATGAGGAGTTTAAAGCCCGCGGTATTGAGGATCTTAAAAAGCTGCACCCCGAGGCGGCGGTGCTGGTTCATCCCGAATCACCAAAACCGGTGGTCGACCTTGCCGATGCGGTTGGCTCTACCAGCCAATTGATAGCCGCTACCCAGCAGCTGCCAAATCCGTCTTTTATTGTGGCAACGGACCAAGGCATTTTTTACAAAATGCAGCAGGTAAGTCCTGATAAAACACTCATTATTGCCCCTACCGGAGGCAGTGGCGCTACCTGCCGTAGTTGTGCCAATTGTCCGTGGATGGCCATGAACGAACTCGACAATCTGTGTCGCTTAGTCTCTAGCCTTGGGTCTTCTTCGGCCTGTGAGGTCCTTGTAGATCAACAATTAGCCGCCGAAGCGATGCTGCCATTACAGCGCATGCTGGACTTTCAAAAAGCTTGA
- the queC gene encoding 7-cyano-7-deazaguanine synthase QueC — protein MFKKAVVLVSGGLDSTTVLAMAQSQGYECHTLCFDYGQRHRAELKAAKNASAVMGAVQHKVISLDLRAIGGSALTDDDISVPEQETMGIPVTYVPARNTVFLSIALGWAEVIEAESIFIGVNAVDYSGYPDCRPAYIEAFQAMAELATKAGVEGKPIVIKSPLIQLSKADIIAEGHALGVDYALTVSCYQADEDGRACGKCDSCRLRRKGFEEAGVPDPTRYS, from the coding sequence GTGTTTAAAAAAGCGGTTGTCCTTGTGTCCGGTGGGTTGGACTCCACCACGGTGTTAGCCATGGCCCAGAGCCAGGGCTACGAGTGCCACACCCTTTGTTTCGACTACGGTCAGCGTCACCGCGCCGAGTTGAAAGCGGCCAAGAATGCCTCTGCTGTAATGGGGGCCGTGCAGCACAAAGTGATATCACTTGACCTAAGGGCTATTGGCGGCTCTGCTCTAACCGACGATGATATATCGGTACCCGAGCAGGAGACCATGGGTATACCTGTAACCTATGTGCCCGCCAGAAATACCGTGTTCCTGTCGATTGCCCTAGGCTGGGCGGAAGTGATTGAAGCTGAATCCATTTTTATTGGTGTAAATGCAGTGGATTATTCTGGCTACCCAGATTGTCGGCCTGCGTATATCGAAGCGTTTCAGGCAATGGCCGAGTTGGCGACAAAGGCTGGGGTTGAGGGTAAACCTATTGTGATTAAATCGCCGCTGATACAGCTGTCAAAAGCTGACATTATCGCCGAGGGGCATGCCTTGGGTGTTGACTACGCGCTAACCGTAAGCTGCTATCAAGCGGATGAGGATGGAAGAGCGTGTGGAAAGTGTGATAGTTGCCGGTTGCGACGCAAGGGGTTTGAGGAAGCTGGGGTGCCTGATCCAACCCGTTATTCCTGA
- the queE gene encoding 7-carboxy-7-deazaguanine synthase QueE codes for MTDSSLRITEIFHSLQGEAATVGCPTVFVRLTGCPLRCVYCDSEYAFYGGERKNFTDISSQIEAFGPEYVCVTGGEPLAQPNCLPLLSYLCELGYKVSLETSGAMDISAVDSRVSIVMDLKTPASGEQDKNLYGNLGYLEAKDQVKFVICDEQDYQWAKFKLDEHRLVGQVGEVLFSPCFGKLESSDLANWILRDKLKVRFQMQLHKQLWGDKPGV; via the coding sequence ATGACCGACTCCAGCCTTAGAATTACCGAAATATTCCACTCTTTACAGGGCGAAGCCGCAACTGTGGGTTGTCCGACCGTATTCGTGCGGCTAACAGGCTGCCCGCTGCGTTGTGTGTATTGTGATTCTGAATACGCGTTCTATGGTGGCGAACGCAAAAATTTCACTGATATTTCCAGCCAAATAGAAGCTTTTGGCCCCGAATATGTGTGTGTAACCGGTGGTGAGCCCCTGGCTCAGCCCAATTGCTTACCGTTGCTCTCTTACCTATGTGAGCTGGGCTACAAGGTGTCGCTGGAAACCAGTGGTGCTATGGATATTTCAGCGGTAGATTCACGGGTTAGTATTGTGATGGACTTGAAGACGCCGGCTTCAGGTGAGCAAGACAAAAACCTTTACGGAAACCTGGGTTATCTAGAAGCTAAGGATCAAGTGAAGTTCGTCATTTGCGACGAGCAAGATTACCAGTGGGCGAAATTCAAATTGGACGAGCACCGGCTGGTGGGGCAGGTGGGTGAGGTATTATTTTCCCCTTGTTTCGGTAAGCTTGAGTCTTCTGACCTCGCTAACTGGATTTTACGAGACAAACTGAAAGTCCGTTTTCAGATGCAGCTTCACAAACAGCTTTGGGGGGATAAGCCCGGTGTTTAA
- the pal gene encoding peptidoglycan-associated lipoprotein Pal, with protein sequence MINTLKTLLTMVAVLGLLAGCTSTSDKDDDAADVAATPEPTMEPVVEADPYEAIQNLATVFYFDFDQSILKAEARSALMIYAEVLNAAPKSIRLEGHADERGTREYNMALGERRANAVRDFLVLQGVDASYIETVSYGEESPASVGSEEGSWSQNRRVEIQL encoded by the coding sequence ATGATTAACACATTGAAAACCTTACTTACTATGGTTGCTGTACTGGGTTTATTAGCTGGTTGTACTTCTACCAGTGATAAAGATGATGACGCGGCTGATGTTGCTGCTACTCCAGAGCCCACTATGGAGCCCGTTGTAGAAGCTGATCCATACGAAGCTATACAAAACCTGGCTACTGTTTTCTACTTTGACTTTGACCAGTCCATACTCAAAGCAGAAGCGCGTTCAGCTCTGATGATTTACGCAGAAGTTTTGAATGCAGCGCCTAAGTCTATTCGCTTGGAAGGTCATGCCGATGAGCGTGGTACTCGCGAGTACAACATGGCTCTTGGTGAGCGTCGTGCAAATGCAGTTCGCGATTTCCTCGTTCTGCAAGGTGTAGATGCTTCATACATCGAAACCGTTAGCTATGGCGAAGAAAGCCCAGCGTCTGTTGGTAGCGAAGAAGGTTCTTGGTCTCAGAATCGTCGCGTAGAAATTCAACTGTAA
- the tolB gene encoding Tol-Pal system beta propeller repeat protein TolB, translating to MIKRLALLLLALQLSAVTKAELMIEITQGMDNPAPIAIVPFAGTEGHRENIPDIVAADLQRSGFFRPIPKADMLSTPHYERDVFYRDWRILGAEFLVIGRLQAGVAAGTNPDQYVLEYALYDVLGQRNLFKKVAKGSTSELRDIAHEVSDAVYEAITGIRGAFSTKILYIEDLKRAGAGRYRLVTADADGARDKVLFSSSQPLLSPAWSSDLKQVAYVSFETTRPAIFRQNLLTGVREQLTNFQGLNGAPAWSPDNKKLALVLSKDGNPEVYTLDLATRQLTRVTRHFAIDTEPNWTADGKGLIFTSNRGGNPQIYQVGLETGRIERLTFEGDYNARPRVSPDGKSLVMVNRYKGVFHIAWQDIVSGDMRILTETWLDESPSIAPNGAMLLYATQHNNKGVLAAVSMDAGVKFRLPSKQGDVREPAWSPYVNK from the coding sequence ATGATAAAACGATTGGCGCTGCTGTTATTGGCGTTGCAACTCAGCGCTGTTACAAAGGCAGAGTTGATGATCGAAATCACCCAGGGAATGGACAACCCTGCTCCCATTGCGATTGTGCCCTTTGCCGGCACTGAAGGTCATAGAGAAAATATTCCAGATATTGTTGCCGCCGATTTACAGCGAAGTGGCTTTTTTCGGCCTATCCCTAAGGCCGATATGCTGTCTACTCCGCATTATGAGCGCGATGTTTTTTATCGTGATTGGCGTATTCTGGGTGCAGAATTCTTGGTGATTGGCCGTCTGCAGGCTGGCGTTGCGGCGGGCACTAATCCAGATCAATATGTGCTCGAATATGCCTTGTACGACGTATTGGGCCAGCGTAATCTATTTAAAAAAGTAGCAAAGGGTAGTACCAGCGAACTGCGCGACATTGCTCACGAAGTGAGCGATGCCGTATATGAAGCGATCACAGGAATACGCGGTGCATTTTCTACTAAGATATTGTACATAGAAGATTTGAAGCGAGCGGGAGCGGGGCGCTACCGTTTGGTAACCGCCGATGCCGATGGCGCCAGAGACAAAGTGCTATTCTCTTCGAGCCAACCGCTATTGTCGCCCGCATGGTCGAGCGATCTAAAGCAGGTGGCCTATGTTTCATTCGAAACAACGCGCCCAGCGATATTTAGGCAAAACCTACTGACGGGTGTACGCGAACAATTAACCAACTTTCAGGGGTTGAACGGTGCGCCAGCCTGGTCGCCGGACAATAAAAAATTGGCGCTGGTTTTATCAAAGGATGGAAATCCAGAGGTCTATACGCTAGATCTAGCTACTCGACAATTAACACGTGTAACACGCCATTTTGCAATTGATACGGAACCAAACTGGACAGCAGACGGAAAAGGGTTAATATTTACTTCTAATCGTGGAGGCAACCCACAAATTTACCAAGTGGGGCTTGAAACAGGGCGTATAGAACGCTTAACCTTCGAAGGTGATTACAACGCCAGGCCAAGAGTTTCACCAGACGGTAAAAGTCTTGTCATGGTTAACCGTTACAAAGGTGTGTTCCACATCGCATGGCAAGATATTGTGTCTGGGGACATGCGAATTCTCACAGAGACTTGGCTTGACGAATCGCCAAGCATAGCGCCTAATGGCGCGATGTTGTTGTATGCTACTCAGCACAACAACAAAGGTGTTCTTGCTGCTGTGTCCATGGACGCAGGAGTAAAATTCAGATTACCCTCAAAACAAGGTGATGTTAGGGAGCCTGCGTGGTCTCCTTACGTTAATAAGTAA
- the tolA gene encoding cell envelope integrity protein TolA codes for MRILLYYVIPIAVSLALHSVVIAVLTLGWEQSAEPRKIKVPQYIEAKLVELKPKSKKKASAKKKPKVVDVAAKRKEQERKKKLAETKRQQDIAKKKEAEAKKAAEKKKREQELKRKQALEEEQKQAKQRRQEDLQQEFEQALLEEEGLLQEEEYVTEAASYADMIRRRIEQKWSRPPSARNGMRCELAIDLVPNGRIVDVNIKTSSGNLAFDRSAIAAVKKVESFPEIKNIPIALFERHFRKFSLGFQPEDLRQ; via the coding sequence ATGAGAATACTGCTCTATTACGTTATCCCTATCGCCGTCAGCTTGGCGTTGCACTCGGTGGTCATTGCGGTACTGACGTTAGGCTGGGAGCAGTCGGCAGAGCCAAGGAAAATCAAAGTTCCGCAATATATAGAAGCCAAATTGGTTGAGCTTAAACCCAAATCGAAGAAAAAAGCATCTGCGAAGAAAAAGCCCAAAGTGGTTGATGTGGCAGCTAAGCGTAAAGAGCAGGAAAGAAAAAAGAAGCTAGCCGAGACAAAACGACAACAGGATATAGCCAAAAAGAAAGAGGCCGAAGCTAAGAAAGCGGCAGAAAAGAAAAAGCGTGAGCAGGAGCTGAAGCGTAAGCAAGCACTGGAAGAAGAGCAAAAACAGGCTAAACAACGTCGGCAAGAAGACTTGCAGCAGGAATTTGAGCAGGCCTTACTGGAAGAAGAGGGGCTCTTGCAAGAAGAGGAGTATGTAACAGAAGCTGCGAGCTACGCTGACATGATCCGCCGGCGTATTGAACAGAAATGGAGCCGCCCACCTTCCGCAAGAAACGGCATGCGATGCGAGCTAGCTATTGACCTAGTTCCCAATGGCAGGATTGTAGATGTGAATATTAAAACCAGCAGTGGTAATCTCGCTTTCGATAGGTCGGCAATTGCTGCGGTTAAAAAAGTAGAATCGTTTCCTGAAATTAAAAATATCCCTATTGCCCTTTTTGAGCGGCACTTTCGCAAATTTAGTTTGGGCTTTCAGCCAGAGGACTTGAGACAATGA
- the tolR gene encoding protein TolR, producing the protein MANKPKRKPMAEINVVPYIDVMLVLLVVFMVTAPLLMQGVKVDLPQAPSSPMENKDNEPLIVSVRPDGTYYLNLGGEQKTAKPLKDITDTVAKVLRQKPNTPVLVWGDAKVEYGLVVALMTHLQSAGAPSVGLVTEPSVE; encoded by the coding sequence ATGGCTAATAAACCTAAGCGCAAACCTATGGCGGAAATCAACGTCGTACCCTATATCGACGTGATGTTGGTTTTGTTGGTGGTATTTATGGTGACCGCGCCGCTATTAATGCAAGGCGTGAAAGTCGATTTACCGCAGGCCCCTTCGTCGCCAATGGAAAATAAAGACAATGAGCCGTTGATAGTATCGGTACGTCCAGACGGCACCTACTACCTGAATCTTGGAGGTGAGCAAAAAACAGCCAAGCCACTTAAAGACATTACCGATACGGTCGCGAAAGTGCTGAGACAAAAGCCCAATACACCGGTACTGGTTTGGGGTGATGCCAAAGTAGAGTACGGTCTGGTGGTCGCGCTGATGACGCATCTGCAGTCTGCAGGCGCACCATCCGTTGGGTTGGTGACAGAGCCGTCGGTTGAGTAA
- the tolQ gene encoding protein TolQ, with the protein MNQEPLSIIYLIANASLLVQIVMLLLFIASIVSWVMIVQRGIYQSKAGGAFSAFESLFWSGTDLTQLYRQGNSNANKHTIEGVENIFRAGFKEYTRLRQQGSTDPDAIMEGTQRAMRVALTREEEKLEANLSFLASVASVSPYIGLFGTVWGIMNSFRGLANVHQATLATVAPGISEALVATAMGLFAAIPAVLAYNRFSANAERLTTRYETFAEEFSAILHRQVHAKPN; encoded by the coding sequence ATGAATCAGGAACCCTTATCCATTATTTATCTCATCGCAAACGCGAGTTTGTTGGTGCAGATTGTGATGTTGTTATTGTTTATTGCTTCGATTGTCTCCTGGGTGATGATTGTTCAGCGGGGGATTTACCAGAGTAAGGCTGGCGGAGCGTTCAGTGCGTTTGAATCACTGTTCTGGTCGGGTACCGATCTCACGCAGCTATACCGTCAGGGGAATAGCAACGCCAACAAACACACGATAGAGGGTGTGGAAAACATTTTTCGCGCGGGCTTCAAGGAGTATACCCGTTTGCGTCAGCAGGGTAGCACCGACCCCGATGCGATAATGGAGGGTACTCAGCGTGCAATGCGGGTAGCCTTGACGCGGGAGGAAGAAAAGCTAGAAGCCAATTTATCTTTTTTAGCGAGTGTCGCATCGGTAAGCCCCTATATTGGCCTGTTTGGTACCGTGTGGGGAATAATGAATTCCTTCCGCGGTTTGGCGAATGTGCATCAGGCAACGTTGGCTACAGTAGCGCCGGGTATATCGGAAGCGTTGGTGGCCACCGCAATGGGTTTATTTGCGGCAATACCGGCGGTATTAGCTTACAACCGTTTTTCAGCGAACGCGGAACGCTTAACGACGCGTTACGAAACCTTTGCTGAAGAGTTTTCGGCCATCCTTCACCGGCAGGTTCACGCAAAACCGAACTGA
- the ruvB gene encoding Holliday junction branch migration DNA helicase RuvB — protein sequence MIEQDRIIDGHAQPREERLDRTVRPKTLVEYVGQPVVKEQMEIFIGAAKKRGEALDHTLIFGPPGLGKTTLANIIATEMEGDLKTTSGPVLDKAGDLAALMTNLEPGDVLFIDEIHRLSPVVEEILYPAMEDFQLDIMIGEGPAARSIKLELPQFTLVGATTRAGLLTSPLRDRFGIVQRLEFYNVKDLTHIVSRSADLLGMAIEGGGAVEIARRARGTPRIANRLLRRVRDYAEVKGEGVITEKMADLALNMLNVDEHGFDHMDRRLLLALIEKFAGGPVGVDSLAAAISEERDTIEDVLEPYLIQQGYIMRTPRGRMATQNAYKHFGLIAPDKIQGDAKQGDLPLEK from the coding sequence ATGATTGAACAAGATCGCATCATCGATGGCCACGCTCAACCCCGGGAAGAGCGCCTAGATAGAACCGTACGCCCCAAAACCTTGGTTGAATATGTGGGTCAGCCCGTGGTGAAAGAGCAGATGGAGATTTTTATCGGCGCGGCTAAAAAGCGCGGAGAAGCGTTGGATCACACCTTAATCTTTGGGCCGCCGGGTTTGGGTAAAACCACGCTGGCCAATATTATCGCGACGGAAATGGAGGGCGACCTAAAAACCACATCTGGGCCGGTACTCGATAAAGCCGGTGATCTAGCTGCGTTAATGACTAATCTCGAGCCCGGTGACGTGTTGTTCATAGACGAGATTCATCGCTTAAGTCCCGTAGTGGAAGAAATTTTATACCCGGCCATGGAAGATTTTCAGCTGGATATTATGATAGGTGAAGGGCCCGCGGCCCGGTCTATTAAGTTAGAGTTGCCACAATTTACGTTGGTAGGCGCCACGACTCGAGCAGGGCTGCTTACATCACCGCTGCGAGACCGGTTTGGCATTGTGCAGCGGTTGGAGTTCTATAACGTTAAAGACCTCACCCATATTGTCTCTCGCAGTGCCGATTTACTGGGTATGGCTATTGAGGGGGGTGGTGCTGTTGAAATTGCTCGCCGCGCTCGCGGCACACCGCGCATTGCGAATCGCTTGTTGAGGCGTGTTCGAGATTATGCCGAAGTTAAGGGCGAGGGCGTTATCACAGAAAAAATGGCGGATCTCGCGCTCAACATGCTGAATGTGGATGAGCACGGTTTTGACCATATGGATCGGCGCCTGCTGTTGGCGCTTATCGAAAAATTTGCCGGCGGGCCGGTAGGGGTCGACAGTCTAGCGGCAGCCATTAGCGAGGAGCGCGACACCATAGAAGATGTGCTAGAGCCTTACCTTATTCAGCAGGGCTATATTATGCGTACACCGCGCGGGCGAATGGCGACGCAAAACGCCTATAAGCATTTTGGCTTGATAGCCCCCGACAAAATCCAGGGTGATGCTAAGCAGGGCGACCTTCCCCTAGAGAAATGA